From the Cystobacter ferrugineus genome, the window TACCCCATGGGGCTGCGCGGCCTGTCCACCGGCCGGGCGCATCACTCGGGCGGCCCTGTCCGTGGCCCTCCTCCGCCGTTGCGCTCCAGTCCGCCACTTCTCTCGGCGCTACTCGGCAAGCTCGCGGAGCAGCTGTTCGACCCCACGCGCGGAAGCGTCGTCCACCGGTGACAAGACAAACATGCTGAGGCCGTCGCTGTCGTCGACGGAAAACACCGACGTCTCGAACACGAGCTCGCCGACATTCGGTCGGACGAGTCGCCTGTACCTCACACCGTGCGTGTACAGCTCATTCTCGGCCCACAGCCGGCGAAAGTCCGCGCTCGTCTCCATCAGCTCGTCGACGAGCGCGGCGGCTTCTTCTGATGCTCCCGCACGCGCGATGTCGACGCGAAACGCGGCGAGGCACGTGCGATGCATGTCATCGGCATGCGGCAGGAACGCGGCGGCTTCGGGATGAAAGACCCGGCGCAGCATGTTGCGGTCGCGCTCGGGAATCGCGGCGTAATCGCTGATCACCGCCACGGCGGCGCGATTCCACGCGACGATCTGAAACGTCGGCGTCTTCACGAACGCGGGCACGTGCAGGTTGTCGAGCACGCGCTGCAGCGCCGGCGTGACCTTGGCGGGCGGCGTGTGGCGGCGCGGTGGCGGACGAGCGTGAGCGAGCAGGAACAGCATCTCGCGATTCGTGTCGTCGAGCTCGAGTGCGCGAGCGAGGCGTTCGAGCACGTCGTCGGACGGCACGCCGCCGCGACCTTGTTCGAGCCACGTGTACCAGGTGACGCTCACGCCGGCGCGCGCCGCGACTTCCTCGCGACGAAGTCCGGGAGTGCGACGCCGCTCGGTCGATTCGGGGTGAAGCCGCTCGCGGCGAGCGCGGAGAAATTCGGGGAGGGTGGTAGTCGCCATACCGGTATGCGGGCACGCCTTTTCTAGCTGACTCGCGCAGCTTACGGTTCGCGCATGACCAGGACAATGCTTCGGGCAAGGGAGTTCAGAGCGGAGCGCATATGCTGACACTGCATCATCTCGGACGTTCGCAATCGGAGCGGATCGTCTGGCTCTGTGAGGAGCTCGGGCTCGACTATGAGCTGAAGCGCTATCCGCGACGGGCAGACAACCGACTGGCCCCGCCGGAATACAAGGCGCTTCATCCGATGGGCACGGCGCCGATCCTCACCGACGGCGACCTCGTCCTCGGGGAGTCCGGGGCGATCTGCGAGTATCTGCTCCAGACCCATGGCAATGGCCGGCTCGCTGTGACGCGCGGCGAACCCGGTTTCACCGACTATCTCTACTGGTTCCACTTCGCCAACGGGACGCTGCAACCGGTCGTCTTGCAGGTGAGGAGTCTGGAGCGCGTCGATCCTTCGGACAAGAACGCGCCGCTGCAGGCGGCCAAGGACCGGTTCAAGCTGGTCTTCTCGACCTTGGAGAAGCGGCTGGGGGAGGCGCCCTATCTGGCCGGCAAGGAGTTGACGGCGGCGGATATCATGACCGTGTTCTCGTTGACCACGATGCGGCTGTTCAAGCCGTATGATCTCTCGCCCTGGCCGAACATCCTCGCCTATCTGCAACGCATCGGCGCGCGGCCGGCTTATCGTCGGGCGATGCAGAAGGCCGATCCGGATTTGACGCCGGTACTGGGGGCCGTCCCGGAATAAGAGCGCATTTCAAAAATGGACCAGGAAGGTCGGGTGACACGACCCGCCTCTGCGGCTCGTTTAGAGTTTGTGGGGGATGCGATCGGCCAGGACAACGATCCTCCGTTGCCCTGGCCGCAAGCCGTGAGCATCAAGGTTGCCGTGCTCACTGCTCAGAAGAGGCCGTCACAGGGTCTCGCGAGTGAACACGAAGGACCAGTAGTCGCCCCCGTTGCCCGAGTAGTCGATGCGTCCCGTGACCACCAACTGATTCTGCTGGCCGGGGTAGCAAACGACGTCCTGCAACTTCATCCAGGAGCCGTTCCAGGTGATGGAGCGGAGCCAGAAGTTTCCGCCTCGCCCGACCCACAGGGAGGTGCGGTCCTCGTCGCCGTTGCCACGGTCGGTGAACACCTCGGTGACTTCCCCCGTGAACACGTCCGACGCAGCGTCGTACCCGAGCGCGAAAACCGCGCTCTTGGGGGACGCCGCCGTGTGAAGCGGAGTCGCCTCGATCTGATAACCCTGCGCCATCGTGAAGTGCACGAAGCCAAGGCTTCCACTGGTGGTCACGGCGGACCCGATGCCCAGAAGCCGCCTGCCGTCGGACCGCGAGGCGCTCAAGAAGGAATCGACGCGGGTTTCGCACGCAATGGGCGCATTCGCGTACGCAGGCGACGCGGACAGGGCAATGGCCAGAGCAGCACCCGAAATGCTTGATACGACGTTCATATAAACTTCCTCCAAAACTGCATCGACATTGGATGGGACTTCACTCTCACCGATGACCCACCCTCCTCACCCTCGAGGCCTCAACTCGTGGGTACCGGTGGAGTGGGCGCTTGCATACGTCGACCGGCGTGACGGCAGCGTGACCAGCCGTGGCCGCGGAACAAGACGTCGACGCGCTGAGCTTCTACAGCCAGGCGCTCGAGGTCTCACCGCCCAGACCAGACTCACCACACAGAAGGAGTTCCCCCAAGCAGGTGGGGAGGAGAGGCGCGTGAAGCGCCCCCAGGTAGGAGAAGAGGAGGCGAGCGTGGCGCCTGAGGCAGGGGCGAGGCAGGAGAGGACGCCGCCAGGAGACCAGGCAGGGCTGCTGCGCAGGAGATTCGTGCTGGACGGGCTTCGCCTGCGTCAGGTGTGGAGGCTGGAGAGGGGTGCTGGCGGACGTGAATCAAGCGGGAGGGGTGAGAGCGATTGTGGAGCACCTGGGGCTGCCCCCGGCGCAGGTGCGAGCCTGAGCCCGGCGCGTGCGCCCCCCCAGGGCGCCTGGTGTTGAGGCTTCCGCCGCCCCAGCCAAGCTCGTTTCCCGAGCGAGGTCCAAAGTCCCGGCGCGTGGCCCCTGGGTCGGCCGAGGCATCACGGCGGCGCGGCGTCGAGCGCGGCGCCCGTCACGAGCGCCGCGCCGTAGAAGTCGCAAAACTCCGATTCCACCCGCGCGCGCACGCGCAGCGTCACCTGGTCGATCGGCCGCGAGCCCTTCAGGTGCACGCGCCACGCGCCCAGGTTCGCCTCCAGCCGGGCCTCGTCCGCGCCGGGCGCCTCCACCTCGATGCCCTCGGGCGGCGTCCGCGAGGCCACGAGCAGCAGGCCCCGCTCGACGGGCCGCTCGAAGTGGACGGTGACGGAGGCGCCGGCCTCGCACGGCTTGAAGCCCCGCTCGGGCGCGAGCCGCACGGGCACGGTGTGCCGCGTCTCGTTCACGTAGCGCGCCACCTGGAAGGGGGGGGCCAGCACCGCATGGGCCTCGGCGAGCCGCAGCACCGTGCCGTACTGAATCAACCACGGAGGGGCGGTCGCGGTGCGCGCCTCTTCTCCCTCCCGCCGGAAGACGACCCAGGCCCCCGGGCCCTCCCGCAGGTCGCGCGTCCAGAAGGGGGTGCGCAGGTACTCGCCCTTGAACACCACCGTGGGAATCCGCCCCAGGGGATCCAGGGCGCCCACGAGATAGCTGTCCCAATAGCCGCCGAGCAGCACGTGGCCGGGCTCCCGCTCCACGAGGGCGTTCGCGACGACGTAGGCCTGCTCCAGGAGGGGATCGCGCGGCATGGGCTCCCGGGCGAAGACGTAGCCGCCGAGCAGCAGGCCCGAGGCGAGCAGCGCGCCGAGCCCCTTCATGTGCGCGCGGAGCGCGGGCACCCACGAGAGCAGGAAGAGCACGCCCATGGCCAGAGCCAGGCAGCCGAACACGAAGGTGGGCACGAGATAGCGGGCCTCGTAGCCGTTGAGCCGCACGTGCGTCACCAGCACGGTCAGCAGCGCATTGGCCACGGAGCCGGCGGTGAACATCAGCGTGAGCGCCGCCAGGCGGGCCAGGTCGGACCGGGTGTCCAGGGTGCGTCGGCGCGCCTGACCCACGAGGAAGGCCAGGGCCACGAGTCCCAGACCCCAGCCGACCAGCACCCACGGGCCCGGGGCGGCCGTCCGCAGCCGCTCGAGGATGGCGTGGGTGTTCTCGCCCAGGTAGCCCAGGTCCATCTGTATGTTCGTGCCATAGCGTTGCCCGAAGTGCTTCCTGGCGAAGTGGTGGTAGCGGTTGCGGAGAATCACCTCGGTGACGATGCCGACCCCCACCGGCAGCACGCTCCACAGCAGCCGCCACCGGGCGCGTCCGGCGGGGCCCTGGAAGGCCACGAACAGCCCCCAGACGCTCAGGAACGCGAGCAGCATCGGACCCGACGTGGGCGAGGACCAGCAGGCGAGGGCGGCGAAGAGGGCGGCCCCGGCTCCCCAGCGCCTCGCCCCGGAGGCGACCGGCGTGGGCCCGGCGAGCGCCTCGAGCATGCGGGCCAGGGCCCACCAGGACACCAGCATCGCGGTGGTCTGCCACCCGAAGGCATGGCCGAGCGCGAACATGTGCTCCACGTTCTGCCCGGGCAGCACCATCAGCAGCGCGGCGTAGGCGGCGGCGAGCACCCAACCTCCCCAGCGGTGCAGCCGCAACAGCGCGAAGCAGGCCGCGCACGTCCAGAGGGTGTGCCAGAGGATCAGGGCGTGGACGGTCCAGCCCCCGCCAGACAACGGGCGCGCCGCCTGCATGAGCATCCAGGGCCACGCGCCGAGCCGATCCTGGCCGTAGTAGTAGAACCGGAACGGGTTGATGACGGCATCGTTGATCTGGAGCACGGGGATGGCCATGTCCGAGTTCCAGCCCACCCAGCAGGCCCCCGGCGGCATCAAGGACAGCACCCGCGTCACGACGAGCACCCACAGGCCGACGAGGAGAACCTGGAGGAGGGATTCACGGCGGATCATGGTG encodes:
- a CDS encoding helix-turn-helix transcriptional regulator, which translates into the protein MATTTLPEFLRARRERLHPESTERRRTPGLRREEVAARAGVSVTWYTWLEQGRGGVPSDDVLERLARALELDDTNREMLFLLAHARPPPRRHTPPAKVTPALQRVLDNLHVPAFVKTPTFQIVAWNRAAVAVISDYAAIPERDRNMLRRVFHPEAAAFLPHADDMHRTCLAAFRVDIARAGASEEAAALVDELMETSADFRRLWAENELYTHGVRYRRLVRPNVGELVFETSVFSVDDSDGLSMFVLSPVDDASARGVEQLLRELAE
- a CDS encoding glutathione S-transferase family protein, whose amino-acid sequence is MLTLHHLGRSQSERIVWLCEELGLDYELKRYPRRADNRLAPPEYKALHPMGTAPILTDGDLVLGESGAICEYLLQTHGNGRLAVTRGEPGFTDYLYWFHFANGTLQPVVLQVRSLERVDPSDKNAPLQAAKDRFKLVFSTLEKRLGEAPYLAGKELTAADIMTVFSLTTMRLFKPYDLSPWPNILAYLQRIGARPAYRRAMQKADPDLTPVLGAVPE